From Mycoplasmopsis mustelae, one genomic window encodes:
- the ybeY gene encoding rRNA maturation RNase YbeY: MLNYNIELNVSNRSKKVVFFEKEMNEILQNFAKYFKISPKKTIILDVSFVSKNKIKQLNYLHRGKDCVTDILSFGFDQKDLYQKLPMYFLGELVICWDKMLQQAKDFNHSIRREFCYLFTHGLVHLQGYDHEIEAEKIQMDAIVDKIFNPLKISREK; the protein is encoded by the coding sequence ATGTTAAATTATAACATTGAATTAAACGTTTCGAATCGGTCAAAGAAGGTTGTTTTTTTTGAAAAAGAAATGAATGAAATTTTACAAAATTTTGCTAAATATTTTAAAATTAGTCCAAAAAAAACGATTATTTTAGATGTTAGCTTTGTTTCTAAAAACAAAATAAAACAGTTAAATTATTTACATCGTGGTAAAGATTGTGTTACTGATATTTTATCTTTTGGTTTTGACCAAAAAGATTTATATCAAAAATTACCAATGTATTTTTTGGGTGAATTAGTAATTTGTTGAGACAAAATGCTACAACAAGCCAAAGATTTTAATCATTCGATTCGTAGAGAATTTTGTTATTTATTTACTCATGGTTTAGTTCATCTACAAGGTTATGATCATGAAATAGAAGCAGAAAAAATTCAAATGGATGCTATTGTAGATAAAATTTTTAATCCATTAAAAATTTCGAGGGAGAAATAA
- the cdd gene encoding cytidine deaminase, with protein sequence MKIDINELRNLLNKSYCPYSKFHVAAIAIDKDGRQWPGVNVENAAYPSGLCAERSALFGSVALGGKVGEFREIHIISSGASIVSPCAGCRQVMTEFMPTDALVYQYSNDAKSVRINKLSELCPFPIVPESIK encoded by the coding sequence ATGAAAATTGATATCAATGAATTAAGGAATTTGTTAAATAAATCATATTGTCCGTATTCTAAATTTCATGTTGCGGCAATTGCAATAGATAAAGATGGTAGACAATGGCCAGGAGTTAATGTAGAAAATGCTGCTTATCCATCTGGTTTGTGTGCTGAGAGAAGCGCATTATTTGGTTCTGTCGCTTTAGGTGGTAAAGTTGGTGAGTTTAGAGAAATTCACATTATCTCTAGTGGTGCATCTATTGTTAGTCCGTGTGCTGGTTGCCGTCAGGTAATGACGGAATTTATGCCTACCGATGCGCTAGTATATCAATATAGTAACGACGCAAAATCGGTTCGTATTAATAAATTGTCAGAACTTTGTCCTTTTCCTATAGTTCCGGAAAGTATTAAATAA
- the era gene encoding GTPase Era yields the protein MKICFVSILGRPNVGKSSLLNAIIGYDVAIVTDTAQTTRDQIVGIYTDEEFQIIFIDTPGIHKPENKLGEALNKSAYSSLDDIDVLIFLSPSDEKIGPGDKMILEKIKDRQNKIALISKIDKIKGSPELITQKIAQLQEYNFSHILSTSIKNTNSINALIDVIKTYAYQGQAQYDPEYITDKSMRFIAKEIIREAAINQLYDELPHSIVVEINEFNEENSEHIYIDAIIYVKKDSQKGMLIGKNASMIKLIGKNSRLKIAHQLGVAVTLTLKVKVAKKWNDSDTYLSKFGYK from the coding sequence ATGAAAATTTGTTTTGTAAGTATCCTCGGTCGTCCTAATGTTGGTAAAAGTAGTTTGCTAAACGCTATTATTGGTTATGATGTAGCTATCGTAACTGATACAGCACAAACAACTAGAGATCAGATTGTAGGCATTTACACAGACGAAGAGTTTCAAATAATTTTTATAGACACGCCAGGAATTCATAAACCTGAAAATAAACTAGGTGAAGCGTTAAATAAAAGTGCATATTCATCTTTGGATGATATTGATGTGTTAATTTTTTTATCTCCATCGGACGAAAAAATTGGGCCAGGCGATAAGATGATTTTAGAAAAAATAAAAGATAGACAAAATAAAATTGCATTAATTTCTAAAATCGATAAAATTAAAGGGAGTCCCGAATTAATTACTCAAAAAATAGCGCAATTACAAGAGTATAATTTTAGTCATATTCTCTCAACATCTATTAAGAATACAAATTCAATTAATGCTTTAATAGATGTTATTAAAACTTATGCATATCAAGGACAAGCACAATACGATCCTGAATATATTACTGATAAATCAATGCGTTTTATAGCAAAAGAAATAATTAGAGAAGCAGCAATTAATCAATTATATGATGAACTTCCACATTCAATTGTAGTGGAAATTAATGAATTTAATGAAGAAAATTCAGAACATATTTATATTGATGCGATTATCTATGTTAAAAAAGATTCTCAAAAAGGAATGTTAATTGGTAAAAATGCTTCAATGATTAAGTTGATTGGTAAAAATTCTCGTTTAAAAATTGCACATCAGCTTGGTGTAGCAGTTACACTAACTTTAAAAGTTAAAGTAGCTAAAAAATGAAATGATTCAGATACATATTTATCTAAATTTGGATATAAATAA
- the tsf gene encoding translation elongation factor Ts translates to MSVNKLELIKELRQRTNSALIDVKKALEATNYDIEAAINWLKENGIVKAAKKAGRIAAEGAVFAVGNNETAVLIEINSETDFVAKNEKFLSLVKKVATAIFKAKAKTLEEALVVVLENKQTVEQELLQATSVIGEKISLRRVKRVSAKSDESLGVYVHVNNQVAAIVKIKGSHSDIAKNVAMHVSAMNPEVALVSDLSVERLEKLKLSFEKPVGFDSKPAKIQEKIQEGWLSKQLSEFVLEKQPFVMDDSITVAHYLKNCQCELVSAIRFEVGEGIEKTQSDFAAEVADMLKH, encoded by the coding sequence ATGTCTGTAAATAAATTAGAATTGATTAAAGAATTGAGACAAAGAACTAATTCGGCTTTAATCGATGTAAAAAAAGCTTTAGAAGCTACTAATTATGATATCGAAGCCGCAATTAATTGACTAAAAGAAAACGGAATTGTTAAGGCCGCTAAAAAAGCCGGGAGAATCGCTGCGGAAGGTGCAGTATTCGCTGTTGGTAACAATGAAACAGCAGTTTTAATAGAAATTAATTCTGAAACTGATTTCGTTGCTAAAAACGAAAAATTCTTATCATTAGTTAAAAAGGTTGCAACCGCTATCTTTAAAGCTAAAGCGAAAACACTAGAAGAAGCTTTAGTAGTAGTTTTAGAAAACAAACAAACAGTAGAACAAGAACTTCTACAAGCAACCTCAGTAATTGGTGAAAAAATCTCATTACGTCGTGTAAAAAGAGTATCAGCAAAATCAGACGAAAGTCTTGGAGTTTATGTTCACGTAAACAATCAAGTTGCTGCAATTGTAAAAATCAAAGGGAGTCATTCCGATATTGCTAAAAACGTTGCAATGCATGTTTCAGCAATGAACCCAGAAGTTGCGCTTGTTTCAGATTTAAGTGTAGAACGTTTAGAAAAACTTAAATTAAGTTTTGAAAAACCGGTAGGATTTGATTCAAAACCAGCTAAAATTCAAGAAAAAATTCAAGAAGGATGACTCAGTAAACAACTCTCAGAATTTGTCTTAGAAAAACAACCTTTCGTTATGGACGACAGTATAACAGTGGCGCATTACCTTAAAAATTGTCAATGTGAGTTAGTGTCTGCTATAAGATTTGAAGTTGGCGAAGGTATTGAAAAAACACAATCAGATTTCGCGGCAGAAGTCGCAGATATGTTAAAACACTAA